From a region of the Chitinivibrionales bacterium genome:
- a CDS encoding pyruvate kinase alpha/beta domain-containing protein — protein sequence MATITYFEKPGPHNTEKTLVLGADRAKELSIKTIIIASSSGSTAQRAVRIFPRGSLVAVTHSTGFEHKDAQELRPGRKKELERQGCKVLTCQHAFGGVNRAVRRMLHTYQLDEIVAYTLRTMGQGFKVCLEIACMAADAGLVSVKQEALCIAGTGTGADTAVVLTPANAQSFFELKVHEIVCKPRL from the coding sequence ATGGCGACCATTACCTACTTTGAAAAGCCCGGTCCTCACAACACCGAAAAAACTCTCGTTCTTGGCGCAGACCGTGCCAAAGAGCTTTCCATCAAGACCATCATCATTGCCTCTTCGTCCGGATCAACCGCTCAGAGGGCAGTCAGGATTTTCCCCAGGGGTTCTCTGGTCGCGGTGACTCATTCCACCGGCTTTGAGCATAAAGACGCGCAGGAACTTCGGCCCGGACGCAAGAAAGAACTCGAAAGACAGGGATGCAAGGTGTTGACCTGCCAACATGCCTTCGGCGGCGTAAACAGGGCGGTCCGCCGCATGCTTCACACGTATCAACTTGACGAAATCGTAGCCTATACGCTCCGCACCATGGGACAGGGATTTAAAGTGTGCCTTGAAATCGCTTGTATGGCCGCCGACGCAGGACTCGTTTCCGTAAAACAGGAGGCGCTGTGCATTGCCGGAACCGGAACGGGAGCAGATACTGCGGTGGTCTTGACGCCTGCAAACGCGCAGAGTTTTTTTGAGCTCAAAGTACACGAAATCGTTTGCAAACCCAGATTGTAA
- a CDS encoding DUF4340 domain-containing protein, protein MNMKHLPLLAVILVVIIGIIIVANQLSNLKPSEQSLAYLPQFSEADCGMISIRDFKDSVFLIHKGKEWVVADKRPSENTSPLAADTTARVKLSSEYPADSAFIQIALDKLKAMKKDDLISQNQHKQAELEVDSIMGTRVDVYNEKLAPILTFYVGKNSADWSSNFVRVNGSNDVYLVGGSIKYSFFTDKTRWKNKSIVKFDRSFAKVIEITHRDSATTIVSLTPPSPKDSLGKPTWQILSPVKDSAKNTEVDKILNSMSNFSAADFENDTTISKDSLGFTKPYLTVTVALENGEKKTVIVGNEKGSEGKRWVRTPDKPVTFLIYKYNVDNLDKSVNALRGIEEKKPAQPVKPAPAQQKKTEKKEKKKSAAKAVK, encoded by the coding sequence ATGAATATGAAACATCTGCCGCTTCTCGCGGTCATTCTGGTGGTTATCATCGGCATCATCATCGTTGCGAACCAACTCAGCAACCTGAAACCTTCCGAGCAATCGCTGGCCTATCTCCCGCAATTTTCCGAAGCGGACTGCGGCATGATCAGCATACGCGACTTCAAGGACTCGGTTTTTCTGATCCACAAGGGCAAGGAATGGGTTGTGGCCGACAAAAGGCCCTCCGAAAACACCTCTCCTCTAGCCGCCGACACGACCGCAAGAGTGAAACTTTCCTCGGAATATCCTGCCGACAGCGCCTTTATCCAGATAGCTCTTGACAAACTGAAAGCAATGAAAAAAGACGACCTGATTTCGCAGAACCAGCACAAGCAGGCCGAGCTTGAGGTGGACTCCATCATGGGCACACGCGTTGATGTATATAACGAAAAGCTTGCGCCCATCCTTACCTTCTATGTCGGCAAGAACAGCGCGGACTGGTCATCAAATTTCGTGCGCGTTAATGGATCAAACGACGTGTACCTTGTCGGCGGCAGCATCAAATACTCCTTTTTCACCGACAAGACGCGCTGGAAAAACAAGTCCATTGTCAAATTCGACCGGTCATTTGCAAAGGTCATTGAAATTACCCATAGAGACAGCGCCACCACCATTGTTTCATTGACGCCACCCTCGCCAAAAGACAGCTTGGGCAAACCCACCTGGCAGATACTGTCGCCGGTAAAAGACAGTGCGAAAAACACGGAAGTCGATAAGATCCTCAATTCCATGTCCAATTTCTCAGCGGCTGATTTCGAGAATGACACAACGATTTCAAAAGACAGCCTGGGGTTCACCAAGCCTTATTTGACCGTGACCGTGGCCCTGGAAAACGGCGAAAAGAAAACGGTCATTGTCGGCAACGAAAAAGGCTCCGAAGGCAAGCGCTGGGTGCGCACGCCGGACAAACCGGTCACGTTTCTGATTTACAAATACAATGTCGACAATCTTGACAAAAGCGTCAACGCGCTGCGCGGCATAGAGGAGAAGAAACCTGCGCAACCGGTGAAGCCGGCGCCGGCCCAGCAGAAAAAGACCGAAAAAAAGGAGAAAAAGAAGTCCGCGGCAAAAGCGGTGAAATAA
- the icd gene encoding NADP-dependent isocitrate dehydrogenase, producing the protein MSSDKISMKNSVLAVPDSPVIPFIEGDGIGPDIWRAAKNVFNTAVKKAYGSRRALVWKEVLAGEKAFAKTKNWLPQETLIAFQEYLVGIKGPLTTPVGGGIRSLNVSLRQLLDLYVCLRPVRHLPGVPSPVKHPENVNMVVFRENTEDVYSGKELERGNDKTKKLLAFLKKEFAWDIREDSGIGIKPISEFGSKRLVRAAINFALENKRKSVTLVHKGNIQKFTEGAFRAWGYEVAKEEFGGNTVSWEACNGKVPPGKLLIKDAIADIFFQQSITRAQEFDVIATMNLNGDYISDALAAQVGGIGIAPGANINYTTGHALFEATHGTAPKYANLDKVNPTSLILSGEMMLRYLHWTEAADLIVKGVERAILARTVTYDFARLMDDAKEVSCSEFGNCIIKNM; encoded by the coding sequence ATGTCGTCCGACAAAATCTCCATGAAAAACAGCGTTCTGGCCGTGCCGGACTCGCCGGTCATCCCGTTCATAGAGGGAGACGGCATTGGCCCTGATATCTGGCGAGCCGCAAAAAATGTTTTTAACACAGCGGTAAAAAAAGCTTACGGCAGCAGACGCGCCCTTGTTTGGAAAGAAGTGCTCGCCGGAGAAAAAGCGTTTGCAAAAACAAAAAATTGGTTGCCGCAGGAAACGCTTATTGCTTTCCAGGAATATCTCGTGGGAATCAAGGGCCCGCTCACCACTCCGGTGGGCGGCGGCATACGGTCGCTCAATGTGAGCCTCCGACAGCTTCTCGACTTGTACGTTTGCCTGCGTCCGGTGCGTCATCTTCCCGGCGTCCCCTCCCCTGTCAAGCACCCCGAAAACGTTAACATGGTCGTGTTCCGCGAGAACACCGAAGACGTATACAGCGGCAAGGAACTTGAGCGGGGCAACGACAAGACAAAAAAGCTGCTCGCTTTTCTCAAGAAGGAATTCGCATGGGACATCCGCGAGGATTCTGGCATCGGCATCAAACCCATTTCGGAATTCGGTTCAAAAAGGCTGGTACGCGCGGCGATTAATTTCGCGCTTGAAAACAAGCGTAAAAGCGTGACCCTCGTGCATAAGGGAAACATCCAGAAATTCACCGAGGGCGCTTTCCGCGCCTGGGGATATGAAGTGGCAAAGGAGGAATTCGGCGGCAACACCGTTTCGTGGGAAGCATGCAACGGAAAAGTTCCCCCGGGAAAACTGCTCATCAAGGACGCCATTGCCGATATTTTTTTCCAGCAGTCCATCACCCGCGCGCAGGAATTCGATGTAATCGCCACCATGAACCTCAACGGTGACTATATTTCCGACGCGCTCGCCGCGCAGGTGGGCGGCATCGGCATAGCGCCCGGCGCGAACATCAATTACACCACCGGGCATGCCCTGTTTGAAGCCACGCACGGCACCGCGCCCAAATACGCCAATCTGGACAAAGTAAACCCGACTTCCCTGATTCTCTCGGGCGAAATGATGTTGCGGTACCTGCACTGGACCGAAGCCGCGGATCTTATCGTAAAAGGCGTTGAACGGGCCATTCTAGCTCGTACCGTAACTTATGACTTTGCCCGGCTCATGGATGATGCCAAGGAAGTGTCCTGCTCTGAATTCGGAAATTGCATTATAAAGAACATGTAA